GCGCTCCTTGACGGCCTCCTCGGCGCGCTCGCGCGACAACGTCTCGAGGGTGCCCGTGACCACCACGGACATGCCCGCGAGCGTCTGGGGCACGTCGGGCGCCTCCGGCCCCTGGAAGTTCACGCCCGCGGCGCGCAGCTTCTCCACGACGGCGCGATTCGGCTCGTGGGCGAAGAACTCGCTCACGCTCTTCGCGATCACAGGACCAACGCCGCCCGCTGCGGCGAGCTTCTCCTCCGGGGCGTCGATGATGCGGTCGAGGTGCCCGAACGCCCGCGCCACCACCTGAGCGCCCGCACCGCCGAGATGACGGATGTTGAGGCCGACGAGGAGGTTCGGCAGCGGCCTGGACTTCGACCGCTCGATGGCGTCGAGCAGGTTGCGCACCGAGAGCTCGGCGAATCCCTCGAGGACGATGAGGTCGTCGTACGTCAGCGAGTAGAGGTCGCCGACGTCGCGCACCATCCCGCGGCCCGTGAGGGTCAGCACCGTCTTCTCCCCCATCCCCTCGATATCCATCGCGCCGCGCGAGGCGAAATGGCCGATGCGGCCGGCCAGCTGGGCCGGGCACTCCGCGTTGGTGCAGAACGTGTCGCTTTCGCCTTCGAGGCGGGTGAGCGCTTCCCCGCATGCGGGACAGCGCGTCGGGAACTTCCACCTGCGCCGGCCCTTGGGACGCAACGACAGCACCGGTCCCACGACCTCCGGTATCACGTCACCCGCCTTGCGCACGGTGACGGTGTCGCCGGGACGTACGTCCTTGGCCCGCACCTGGTCCTCGTTGTGGAGGGTGGCGAGGGAGACGGTCGAGCCACCCACGAAGACGGGCTCGAGCATGGCGAACGGGGTGGCTTTCCCCGTGCGCCCGATCGACACCATGATCTGCTCGAGCCGGGTCGTGCGCTCCTCGGGCGGGAACTTGTAGGCGATCGCCCACCGCGGCGCGTGCGACGTGGCACCGAGCTCCTGGCGCTGCCCCAGGTCGTCGACCTTCACCACGACGCCGTCGATCTCGTAGTCGAGGTCGTGCCGGTGCTCGAGCCAGTGCTCGCAGTACGCGAACACGTCGTCCAGCGTGCCCAGCGTGCGGATCTCGGGGTTGACCGGGAAGCCGGCCTGCTCCAGCCATTCGAGGGTCTCGGAGTGCCGCGTGTAGGCGGGCCCGCCCTCGACGGTGCCGACGGCATACGTCCAGAACGACAGCTCGCGGCTGGCGGTGACCTTGGCGTCCTTCTGGCGCAACGAACCCGCCGCGGAGTTGCGGGGGTTGGCGAACAGGCGGCCTCCGGCCTCCTCCTGGCGCGCGTTGAGCTCCTCGAAGGCCTTGATCGGCATGTACACCTCGCCCCGCACCTCGAGCACGTCGGGCGGGTGGCCGCCGCGGAGGCGCTCGGGCACGGCCTCGACGGTGCGCACGTTGTCGGTGACATCCTCGCCGACGGCGCCGTCGCCTCGCGTGGCGGCCTGCGTGTAGCGACCCCGCTCGTACACGAGCGAGAGGGCGACGCCGTCGATCTTCAGCTCGCACACGAAGTCCACGTCACCCGAGATGTAGCGCTCCATGCGGCGGCCCCACGCGACGAGCTCGTCGAACGAGAAGGCGTTGTCGAGCGACATCATCCGCGTGCGGTGCCGGACGGGTGCGAAGAGCGACGACGGAGTGGCACCCACGCTCTGGGTGGGCGAGTCGGGCGTCACCACGTCGGGGTGCAGCTCCTCGATCTCGCGCAGCTCGCGCACCTTCTCGTCGTACTCGGCGTCGGAGATCTCCGGATCGTCGAGCGCGTGGTAGCGCGTGTTGTGGTACTCGATCGCGGCGCGCAGCTCGGCGGCACGCGCGGCCGGGTCCGGGGTGCAGGTCACCCCACGACGTTACGCGCCGCCGCAGGGGCACGACGCCGGTCGGCGCGAACCGTGGTCTGATGGCCATGTCGTCTAATGGCGTGTGGTCTGATGGCGTGTGCGCGTCGACTCCCAACGCCTCGTGCCGTGGGTCGTGCGGGTGTCGTGGATCGCGCTGCCGTTCACGGCCGGTCCGCCGCTCGCGGACGCGCTCGACGCCGCCAGCCGGCCGGTTCAGCTGGTCGCGTCATCGGGGCTGTGGACGGGCTGGGCCGTCGGGGTGGTGGCGGTGCTCGTGCCCCACCCGCTGAGCCTCACCGCGCTGCGGATCGTCGCACCCGCCTCGGTCGTCGCGGTCGTCGCGGCTGCCACCGCCGACCACGTGTCGGCGCTCGCGCTCGTCTGGGCGACCGTTTCGGCGACGTGGGCGTTCGCGCCGGCGTTCGGCCTGGCGTGCGTGAACGGGCCCGCCTACCCCAACGAGCGTCGATTCCCCCTCCGCGTCCCCGGGGCCCTGCTGGTGGGACCGCTCGTGCTGGCGTGGGCGCTCGCGATCGCGGGCGTGACGGTCGGCCCGCTCCTCGTCGCCACCCGTCAGTGGGTGGCGGGCGCGATCGCGATCGTCGTCGGCGCGCCGGTGGCCGTCCTCCTCACGCGGTCGATGCACGTGCTCTCGCGTCGGTGGGCGGTGTTCGTGCCCGCCGGGCTCGTGCTGCACGACCCGCTCACCCTCGCCGACCCGGTCCTCTTCCCCCGCCAGACGGTCGAGGTGCTCCGACCCGCTCCCGCCGACAGCGACTCGCTCGACCTGACCCAGCGGGCACCCGGCCTCGCGCTCGAGCTCCTGTTGCTGGACAAGGTCGAGCTCACCCTCGTGAAGCCCGGGGTCCGCGCCGGCGAGCCGGGCCGCACCACCCGCCTGCTGTTCACGCCCACGCGGCCGGGCGCGGTGCTCGAGCAGGCGCGCACGCGGCGGATCAGGACGAGCTGACCGACGAGCGCCGGCGACGGCGGGAGAAGGCGAGGCTCAGGATGAGAACGATGAGCACCACCGCCAGCGCGATCGCAGCCTGACGGGCGAGGCCACTGCTCCCTGTCGACGAGCGCCGCGGCAGCGTCACCGTGTCGGGCACGAACTGCGCGAGCGCGCCGCTGTACTCGACGGTGGCGCTGCACGACGTGTCGCGGAACTGCCCACCGGCACGTTCCGGCACGAACAGATAGCGCGCACCGGCGCGGAACGAGCGGTCGACCGAGGATCTCGCACTTTCGTCGTCGGGACCGCCCTTCACGGTGACCCGGTCGGACAGGGGTGCCCCCTTCCACACCTGCTCCACCCGCACGTGCGCGGTGCGACCGTTGTCCGTCGTGGTCACCACCCGCCCCACGAACACGACCGTGGCCTCCTGCAACCGTTGCGACAGGGGTGGGGGCGTCCCGCACGAGGCTTCCGCGGGGTCCGCCGAGAGCAACGTCGCGACGACCGCGGTGAGCACGAGGGCCGGCCTCACACGGCGATCCCTCCGCCGAGCACGTCGTCGTCGTCGTAGAGCACGACGCTCTGGCCGGGCGCCACCGCCCGCTGGCGGGCCGCGAACCTCACGTGCTCGCCGTCGAAGATGGCCGGCACCGCTGCACCGTGGGCGCTGGATTGCGCGAGGACGGGACCGGTGACGGGCGAGTCGACCCACGAGAGCCCGCTGAGCCGCACCCGGTCGACGAAGAGGTCGTCGAGCGATCCCACCGTGACCGTCGCGCCCGCGGTGTCGACCGCGAGCGCATACCGGCGCGGGCCGCCGGCCGAGCCGAGGCCCCGGCGCTGGCCCACGGTGACGAGCTCGACCGCGTCGACGCGGCCGACCTCGCGCCCTGCGGTGTCGACCAGGCGTCCGGGATGAATGCCGATGCGAGGCTCGAGGAAGGCGCGCCGGCCGCCCGTCGCCAGCACGAAGCAGACGTCCTGGCTGTCGGGCTTGTCGGCCGTGCGCAGCCCGAGGGCCGCGGCGCGCCCGCGCACCTCGGCCTTCGTCAGCTGGCCGACGGGGAAGCGACAGCGGGACAGCTCGGCGCGACCGAGCACGTACAGCACGTACGACTGGTCCTTGGCCCGATCCGCGCCACGACGCAGCCCCAGGCGTCCGTCCGGCGACGCGACGACCCGCGCGTGGTGCCCGGTCGCGACGGCGTCGAAGCCGAGCTGGTCGGCCCTGCGCAACAGGCGGTCGAACTTCAGCCGCCGGTTGCACTCGATGCACGGGTTGGGCGTGCGGCCCGCCGCGTGCGCGGCAACGTAGGGCTCGACGACGTGCGCGTCGAAGTCGTCGGTGAACGCGAACACCCAGTAGTCGATGCCCAGCTGCTGGGCAACGCGCCGCGCATCGTCGACGTCGGCGACCGAACAGCAGCCTGAGTCGGACGCGCCACCCCACAGCTTCATCGTCACACCCACGACCTCGTGGCCCTGCTCGAGGAGGATGGCGGCCGCGACGGAAGAGTCGACGCCGCCGGACATGGCGACGAGCACGCGCATCGGCTCAGGCCGTCTCGCGCAGGCGCGCGACCGCCGCGGGCACCGCCTCGAGGGCACGGTCGACGTCGGACTCGGTGGTCGTGACCCCGAGCGAGAGCCGGAGTGAGCCGAGCGCGCGCCCCTTCGCCACGCCCATGGCCACCAGGACGTGCGACGGCTCGATGGCACCGCTCGTGCACGCGGAACCGGCCGACGCGCACACGCCCGCGCCGTCGAGCAGCACGAGCAGGGCTTCGGACTCCACACCCGCGAAGGACAGGTGGCAGTTGCCCGCGACCTTGGACGACCGGTCGCCGGTCTCGGCCGCGTCGGGGATCACCGCCAGCAGACCATCGGCCAGACGGTCGCGCAGCGACGTCACGCGCGCCACGGTCTGGGCGCGGGTGGCGACCGTGGCCCGCATGGCCGCGGCCATCCCCACGATGCCGGCGACGTTGTGGGTACCGCTGCGCCGGTCGCGCTCCTGGCCACCGCCGTGGAGGATCGGGGCGACGCGGGTTCCGTCGCGCACGACGAGCGCGCCCACGCCCTTGGGGCCACCGAACTTGTGCGCGCTCACCGCGACCAGGTCGGCGGGGCGGGCCAGGGTGGCCACGTCGAGCCACGGGAAGGCTTGGACGGCGTCGGTGTGCAGCACCGCGTTCGGCGCCCGGTCGCGCACGGTCGCCGCGACCGCTTCGAGCGGCTGGACCGTGCCCACCTCGTTGTTGGCGAGCATCACCGACACGACCGAGGTGTCGGGCCCGAGCCGGGCGCGGAGCGCGCGCACGTCGACAATGCCGTCCGCGCCCACCGGTGAGACGTCACCGCCGAGGGCCGCGCACGCGTGCAGCACCGCGTGGTGCTCGACGGCAGTGCAGACCACGCGCCCGCCGCGCGACGCGTGTGCCCCGAGGATGGCGAGGTTGTCGGCCTCGGTGCCGCTCCCGGTGAAGACGACCTCACCCGGCTGGGCCCCCAGGCACTCGGCGACGACGTCACGCGCCTCGTCGAGCGCCTTGCGCGCCTCGCGCGCGACCGCGTGCGAGCCCGACGGGTTGCCGAAGCGCTCGGTGAGGTACGGCAGCATCGCCTCGACCGCCTCGGGCCGCATCGGCGCCGTCGCCGCGTGATCCAGATAGACAGGTTCGAGGGAGACGCTCACGCGGGGTCAGGCTAGTGGCGAGAAGTCGCCCTGCTCGCGGCCGGGCGGGGCCGGCGGCGACGGGGGCGGGGGGGCGTACGCCGGCACCGGCGCACCCTGCCGGGCCTGGCGGTGCTGGTAGACGGCGGCCACGCACAGCAGGAACGCCTCGGGGGCCACGCCCGGAGGCGGCGCGGGCTGCACGCGCCCGGCAACCGGCTGGGCGATCCGCAGGGCGAGGTCGTAGCGCACGGCGGGAGCCAGGCTCGCCGCCCTGAGCAGGAACGTGCGGGCGGCGCGGTAGTCGTCGGTGGTCACGCGCGCCACGTCGAGCGTCTGCGCATACGTCTCGAGCCCGTGCGGCACGGGGAACTCGACCGCGACCGGCGCGCGCAGGCCGGTGCGCTCGCGCAACACGACCGTGCCGGCGACGAGGTCACCGAGACGCTGACTGCGATGCGTCATCAGCACCGAGATCACCGCGCCCGCTCCCGACGTCAGGATGAAGTCGACCAGA
This genomic window from Actinomycetota bacterium contains:
- a CDS encoding RDD family protein; protein product: MTMATAQNQVVTPEAVPLDLEIANIGSRALAVMIDWLIQGTTLFALIIGFTALVGATNTHVGAGIAAAFFFLLTFIVLWGYPTVMETLCRGHTIGKLALGLRVITVEGAPVRFRHAAIRATLGLVDFILTSGAGAVISVLMTHRSQRLGDLVAGTVVLRERTGLRAPVAVEFPVPHGLETYAQTLDVARVTTDDYRAARTFLLRAASLAPAVRYDLALRIAQPVAGRVQPAPPPGVAPEAFLLCVAAVYQHRQARQGAPVPAYAPPPPSPPAPPGREQGDFSPLA
- a CDS encoding cysteine desulfurase, whose protein sequence is MRPEAVEAMLPYLTERFGNPSGSHAVAREARKALDEARDVVAECLGAQPGEVVFTGSGTEADNLAILGAHASRGGRVVCTAVEHHAVLHACAALGGDVSPVGADGIVDVRALRARLGPDTSVVSVMLANNEVGTVQPLEAVAATVRDRAPNAVLHTDAVQAFPWLDVATLARPADLVAVSAHKFGGPKGVGALVVRDGTRVAPILHGGGQERDRRSGTHNVAGIVGMAAAMRATVATRAQTVARVTSLRDRLADGLLAVIPDAAETGDRSSKVAGNCHLSFAGVESEALLVLLDGAGVCASAGSACTSGAIEPSHVLVAMGVAKGRALGSLRLSLGVTTTESDVDRALEAVPAAVARLRETA
- the mnmA gene encoding tRNA 2-thiouridine(34) synthase MnmA, with product MRVLVAMSGGVDSSVAAAILLEQGHEVVGVTMKLWGGASDSGCCSVADVDDARRVAQQLGIDYWVFAFTDDFDAHVVEPYVAAHAAGRTPNPCIECNRRLKFDRLLRRADQLGFDAVATGHHARVVASPDGRLGLRRGADRAKDQSYVLYVLGRAELSRCRFPVGQLTKAEVRGRAAALGLRTADKPDSQDVCFVLATGGRRAFLEPRIGIHPGRLVDTAGREVGRVDAVELVTVGQRRGLGSAGGPRRYALAVDTAGATVTVGSLDDLFVDRVRLSGLSWVDSPVTGPVLAQSSAHGAAVPAIFDGEHVRFAARQRAVAPGQSVVLYDDDDVLGGGIAV
- the ligA gene encoding NAD-dependent DNA ligase LigA → MTCTPDPAARAAELRAAIEYHNTRYHALDDPEISDAEYDEKVRELREIEELHPDVVTPDSPTQSVGATPSSLFAPVRHRTRMMSLDNAFSFDELVAWGRRMERYISGDVDFVCELKIDGVALSLVYERGRYTQAATRGDGAVGEDVTDNVRTVEAVPERLRGGHPPDVLEVRGEVYMPIKAFEELNARQEEAGGRLFANPRNSAAGSLRQKDAKVTASRELSFWTYAVGTVEGGPAYTRHSETLEWLEQAGFPVNPEIRTLGTLDDVFAYCEHWLEHRHDLDYEIDGVVVKVDDLGQRQELGATSHAPRWAIAYKFPPEERTTRLEQIMVSIGRTGKATPFAMLEPVFVGGSTVSLATLHNEDQVRAKDVRPGDTVTVRKAGDVIPEVVGPVLSLRPKGRRRWKFPTRCPACGEALTRLEGESDTFCTNAECPAQLAGRIGHFASRGAMDIEGMGEKTVLTLTGRGMVRDVGDLYSLTYDDLIVLEGFAELSVRNLLDAIERSKSRPLPNLLVGLNIRHLGGAGAQVVARAFGHLDRIIDAPEEKLAAAGGVGPVIAKSVSEFFAHEPNRAVVEKLRAAGVNFQGPEAPDVPQTLAGMSVVVTGTLETLSRERAEEAVKERGGKAPGSVSKKTDYVVIGEGPGAAKVNKANELGIPMLDEAAFLRLLETGSPGE